In a single window of the Gossypium hirsutum isolate 1008001.06 chromosome D02, Gossypium_hirsutum_v2.1, whole genome shotgun sequence genome:
- the LOC107908514 gene encoding uncharacterized protein isoform X1 — translation MINFFENTVMAMQTGVGLSKILILAGAGYTGTVLLKNGKLSDILGELQSLVKGLEKSGEQADDSDALLAQVRRLSTESRQLASARQITVLNGDSGGIRTLFNQHKKVEKEIKEMAKKVNDLCGTEVSSFKCKMVAGGV, via the exons atgattaattttttCGAAAACACTGTCATGGCTATGCAAACCGGAGTAGGTTTGTCGAAGATCTTGATCTTAGCCGGCGCCG GTTATACGGGTACTGTCCTCCTGAAAAACGGTAAATTATCGGACATATTAGGCGAATTGCAG TCACTGGTGAAGGGACTCGAAAAATCGGGGGAGCAAGCTGATGATTCAGATGCACTTCTAGCTCAG GTGCGTCGTTTGTCAACGGAGAGCAGGCAACTGGCATCAGCACGGCAGATAACTGTTCTGAATGGGGATTCTGGCG GGATTAGGACCTTATTCAACCAGCATAAAAAAGTTGAAAAGGAGATCAAGGAGATGGCAAAGAAAGTAAACGATTTATGTG GTACTGAGGTATCTTCTTTCAAATGCAAGATGGTGGCTGGAGGAGTATAA
- the LOC107908514 gene encoding uncharacterized protein isoform X4, with protein sequence MINFFENTVMAMQTGVGLSKILILAGAGYTGTVLLKNGKLSDILGELQSLVKGLEKSGEQADDSDALLAQATGISTADNCSEWGFWRKSMYSNTPGQKDQNHLEFMSHMLE encoded by the exons atgattaattttttCGAAAACACTGTCATGGCTATGCAAACCGGAGTAGGTTTGTCGAAGATCTTGATCTTAGCCGGCGCCG GTTATACGGGTACTGTCCTCCTGAAAAACGGTAAATTATCGGACATATTAGGCGAATTGCAG TCACTGGTGAAGGGACTCGAAAAATCGGGGGAGCAAGCTGATGATTCAGATGCACTTCTAGCTCAG GCAACTGGCATCAGCACGGCAGATAACTGTTCTGAATGGGGATTCTGGCG GAAAAGTATGTATTCAAACACACCCGGCCAAAAAGACCAAAATCACTTAGAATTTATGAGTCACATGTTGGAATGA
- the LOC107908514 gene encoding uncharacterized protein isoform X3, which produces MINFFENTVMAMQTGVGLSKILILAGAGYTGTVLLKNGKLSDILGELQSLVKGLEKSGEQADDSDALLAQVRRLSTESRQLASARQITVLNGDSGGKVCIQTHPAKKTKIT; this is translated from the exons atgattaattttttCGAAAACACTGTCATGGCTATGCAAACCGGAGTAGGTTTGTCGAAGATCTTGATCTTAGCCGGCGCCG GTTATACGGGTACTGTCCTCCTGAAAAACGGTAAATTATCGGACATATTAGGCGAATTGCAG TCACTGGTGAAGGGACTCGAAAAATCGGGGGAGCAAGCTGATGATTCAGATGCACTTCTAGCTCAG GTGCGTCGTTTGTCAACGGAGAGCAGGCAACTGGCATCAGCACGGCAGATAACTGTTCTGAATGGGGATTCTGGCG GAAAAGTATGTATTCAAACACACCCGGCCAAAAAGACCAAAATCACTTAG
- the LOC107908514 gene encoding uncharacterized protein isoform X2, protein MINFFENTVMAMQTGVGLSKILILAGAGYTGTVLLKNGKLSDILGELQSLVKGLEKSGEQADDSDALLAQATGISTADNCSEWGFWRYFLNYICLNSSSFRRIYVKPVYNCINGIR, encoded by the exons atgattaattttttCGAAAACACTGTCATGGCTATGCAAACCGGAGTAGGTTTGTCGAAGATCTTGATCTTAGCCGGCGCCG GTTATACGGGTACTGTCCTCCTGAAAAACGGTAAATTATCGGACATATTAGGCGAATTGCAG TCACTGGTGAAGGGACTCGAAAAATCGGGGGAGCAAGCTGATGATTCAGATGCACTTCTAGCTCAG GCAACTGGCATCAGCACGGCAGATAACTGTTCTGAATGGGGATTCTGGCGGTATTTTCTTAATTATATTTGCTTAAATAGTAGTTCTTTTAGGCGCATATATGTGAAACCAGTTTATAATTGCATTAACGGGATTAGATGA